The DNA segment ACTTATATCAGCGTGTTTTTCCTTTACTTATAGCAATCCCCCAATACTGGTAATAATACACATTTCAGTTGTGTTTTCCATGGTTATGGTGTCTTATTATCGTAATAAAAAATTTATCCTTTTAGAAATACTCAAAAAATATAGCATTGTAATTGTATCATTTATTGCATTCAATCTTTGGTGGATTTTGAACCTTTTTGTTGGGGCAGTAGCAACCGCGAAAGAAATATATTCAGCCTCGTGGGCGCACTCTTGGTTAAACACAACAGTAAGCGGGCATAGGCCTATCCTTGCCAGGATGTTTTCTATTACAACAATGATTGGAATTAACCCTTCATGGGACTTCTTTACGTGGTGGTATAGTACCATGCTTGCGAGATTAATTACTCTTGTCCCTATTTTTATGATAATTTATTTCGTGCTGATGGTTAAAAGTAAAAAAACGAGAAATTCATTAAATCTAGCAATTTTTAGCACATTATTACTTGTATTATTTTTTGTAAAAGGGAATGCAAGTCCGTTTGGTTTTATTTACGATTTAATGTTCAAACATCTCCCATTTTTTTATATCTTTAAATCTCCTGTGGAAAAATTTGGACTCCTCTATATATTTATTTTATCTGTGTTGCTGTTATTGATTATGAACGGTATTAAGGCTCATAAGTACTATAAACCAATCCTGTGTATATTTACAGTTTACTTAATCGTTTGCAGTGTACCTGTTCTTACAGGGAATATTATCCCCGATTATAATCTTGGCTCTTTGGGATATGGTTCGAGAAAGTATAAAGATAAAAATGGATACAGGCAGTTTAGAGAATCAGTTAATAAGGATAATTTCCAGTATAGAATTTTTAGTTTACCTGGTGTTGGAAACTATCAGGTATGTCTGCCTAACTATAACGGCAAGAAATACACCGGATTAGATCCTGTTCTCATGAATACTAATAAGCCTTTTATTGCGCCTTATAACGGAATAGGTGTACTATACAATAATATCTCTTCAGCTAAGTATGCAAAACTTTTGGGAATATATAATATCGGGAAAATAATGATTAATGAAGATCTTATACCATGGTTTGGAATCATGGAAAAGGAAAGCATTCCGGAATTAAAAACAATATTTGATAAATCCATGGCATCAAAAAAATGGGAAAACATAACTCTTTACAATAATGAAGATTATTTTTTGCCGCGTATTTACACTTCAGGTAATTCTAATTGAATTATAAAAGATTTTACATATGAGCAGGATAGACATTTTAGCATATAAAACGCAATCCTATGATACCGATTCCTTTATTGAAGATATTCTTCGTTATAGTAAAAACTCTGTTTTGTTAATATTCGACTTTGATGAAATAACGGTTCATCACAAACCTTCAAACATTAGTCTTAAAAATAAAACCATAAGATTTTTTAAAACTAAGAACCATAAGTTAAACTATTACCTTTCGCCATTATTGTTAGTAGTGCACATATTCATAATCTTCAAACTTTTTTTTGTGTTGTGCTATAAATATAGACCAAAAGTATGCTGGATAGAGAATTCTTATGTTGCATTAATCGTAGGATTTCTGCGTAGATTAGGTTTATGCAGCAAATCTATATATGGTGCAGGAGATTGGGTTGCGGTTGGAAGTAACAGGCAAAAAGTTTTGAGTTATGTGGGCAATAATTTTATTTTCCCGATTGTTGATTATTTAGCATGTAAATTCAATGATGTAGTTTTAAATCATACAGAAGAAATAGCCAAAGCGAGACATGAATTTTGGGGTAGGGAAATAGCAAAAAAAGAAAAATTATATGTCTATAAAATGCAGATTAAAACAAGAGATTCTTATAATAATAAACAGAGAAAAACCTTTTGTTTTATTGGAGACGTGAGAGAAGATTCTGGTCTGGATATAGCGATTAAATCTTTGGCTGATATAAGAAGGAAACAGAAATTTATTTTAAAAATTATTGGACCTCAACGGCAGTATTATAATTATATCAAAAAAACATCCATTAAGTATAATGTTAATAAATATCTCCAATTTCTCGGTTTTGTTGATACGGATAAATTAGTAGAAACATTATCTGATTGCTTTTGTGGGATCAGTTTGATAACGAGCAATAATAGTTATTCTGCTTATACCATTTCCGGGAAATTGATTCACTATCTTCAGTATTTATTACCCGTGATAGTTACAGAAGGGGCAGGAGCTTTTGTCCCAGTTATTAGGAATAACGAATTAGGGATTGTTATAGAACCAACAAAAGAGGCATTTATTAATGCGGTATTCACAATTTATGATGAGCAAGAGCAGTACAGACGGAATATTGTTAAGTATATTAATTCTTTGCCTGAAATTGATATTAAAGGATTGATTGAGAATTGAAAGTTTAAAGCTGTATGGATAAAGATACAAAAATTTATATTGCAGGTCATACCGGCTTGGTAGGATCAGCAGTTGTAACGGCATTTAAGAAAGAAAGATATAGAAATATAGTAACAAAGACTCATCAAGAACTTGATTTGTTACAGCAATCAGATGTTGAGAATTTTTTCAAAGCAGAAAGACCAGAATGCGTTATTTTAGCTGCAGCGAAGGTTGGGGGGATTAAGGCTAACATAGACTATCCAGCTCAATTCATCTATGACAATCTTACAATTCAGACCAATGTAATTCATTTATCATATAAGTATGGAGTTAAAAAACTTTTGTTTTTTGGAAGTGCGTGTGCCTATCCACGTGAGTGTTCCCAACCGATGAAGGAGGAATACTTGCTTTCAGGATATTTAGAGCCAACGAATGAGCCATATGCTGTTGCAAAAATTGCAGGAATAAAGCTATGCGAGGCTTATAATAAACAGTATAGCACAAATTTTATATGTGGAATTCCTGCCACTATTTACGGTCCCAATGATAATTTTGACCCTGATAATTCTCATGTAATTCCTGCTTTAATAGCTAAGTTTCATGAAGCCAAAGTAAAAAATTTACCTTCAGTTACAATCTGGGGCTCGGGAAAACCGCGTAGAGAATTCGTATACGTGGAAGAGGTTGCTGAGGCTTGTCTTTTTTTGATGCATAACTGCGATGAAGATGTTATCAATGTTGGATGTGGAGAGGATATATCTGTTAAAGATTTAACTCTGCTTATAAAAGATATTGTCAGATTTGAAGGAGAGATAACTTTTGACAGATCAAAACCTGATGGTATGTTGAAAAAACTTTTAGATAATAGTAAAATCAAAAGCTTAGGTTGGAAGGCGAATGTTAACCTTGAGGAAGGACTCAAGAGAACCTATGAGTGGTATAAAAAGGGCATAAAATGAAAATATTAGTTACTGGAGCTGCAGGATATATAGGCTCTGTATTAGTTCCTGAGTTGTTAAAGAACGAGCACAGCGTAATTGCCGTAGATAACTTTATGTACAATCAAGCATCTTTACTGAATTGTTGTTGTGATGAAAAGTTTACTTTGATTCGTGGAGATGCACGTGACAAAAGTTTAATTGCTAAATGTTTGAAAAAAGCGGATGTAATTATTCCATTAGCCTGTTTTACAGGGGCGCCTCTTTGTAAAAAGTATCCGTCTGAGGCTAGACTGGTAATTGTAGATGCTGTAAAGATGATATTGAAATTGCGCAGTAAAGAGCAAATAATTGTTTATCCTACTACTAACAGTGGTTATGGAATAGGACAAAAAGATGTTTATTGTACTGAAAAAACTCCTTTAAGCCCTGTCTCTTTATATGGAAAACTAAAAGTGGAAACAGAGAAAAACTTATTAGACTCAGGCAATACTATTACCTTAAGACTTGCAACAGCTTTCGGAATTAGCCCTCGTATGCGACTTGACCTTTTAGTTAATGATTTTACTTACCGTGCAGTAACAGATCATTTTATTGTTCTTTTTGAGGCGCATTTTAAGCGAAACTATATTCATGTTCGCGACGTGTCCAAGGCGTTTATTTACTCTTTGAGTAATTTTGAGCGAATGAAAAATGAACCCTATAATGTTGGCTTAAGTAATGCTAACTTAGATAAGTGGGAGTTATGTGAAGAGATTAAAAAACAAATTCCGGAATTTGTTTTTATTGAAGCAGAAATTGGAGAGGATCCGGATAAGAGGGATTATATCGTAAGCAATGAAAAAATTGAGAAGACAGGATTCAGGCCTGATGTATCTCTGCAAGATGGGATAACAGAATTAATAAAAGGATACCAGATTATCCAAAAAAATCAGTTTTCCAATATTTAGGTAGATTTACTGGCACTTATGTTCAGTAGAATTAAAGATGTGAGAGTGATATGAAAAGTTCAACAGATGTTTTATTTATAAATCCCGGTAATCATAAAAAAACATATCAAGGTTTATCAAAAGAATTCACAGCAATTGCTCCACCTGTCTGGACATCTTTATTAGCTAATTATATCCGCAAGGAGGGGTACAGCGCTGCAATTTATGATGTAAATGTTGAAGGCTGGGATAATGGCAAAGTGAAAGAGATAATAGCCGGATATAATCCTAATTTAGTTGTTATGATGGTTTATGGTCATCATCCGTCTGCTTCTACGCAAACAATACCGTCTGCAGGCCAAATAGCAAGAGACATAAAAATATATAACAGGGATATTCCGGTTGCAATGGGAGGAACGCACCCTTCTGCTTTACCTGAAAGGACGCTTGGAGAAGAAGATATTGATTTTGTGATACAGGGAGAAGGAGTATATACAATAAAAGGATTAGCAGACTGGACAAAAGGGAAGAGAGATATTAAGAAGATAAAGGGATTATGGTGCAAAAATGGGAACCTAACATCTTTCACAACACCGCCA comes from the bacterium genome and includes:
- a CDS encoding glycosyltransferase, whose product is MSRIDILAYKTQSYDTDSFIEDILRYSKNSVLLIFDFDEITVHHKPSNISLKNKTIRFFKTKNHKLNYYLSPLLLVVHIFIIFKLFFVLCYKYRPKVCWIENSYVALIVGFLRRLGLCSKSIYGAGDWVAVGSNRQKVLSYVGNNFIFPIVDYLACKFNDVVLNHTEEIAKARHEFWGREIAKKEKLYVYKMQIKTRDSYNNKQRKTFCFIGDVREDSGLDIAIKSLADIRRKQKFILKIIGPQRQYYNYIKKTSIKYNVNKYLQFLGFVDTDKLVETLSDCFCGISLITSNNSYSAYTISGKLIHYLQYLLPVIVTEGAGAFVPVIRNNELGIVIEPTKEAFINAVFTIYDEQEQYRRNIVKYINSLPEIDIKGLIEN
- a CDS encoding NAD(P)-dependent oxidoreductase — translated: MKILVTGAAGYIGSVLVPELLKNEHSVIAVDNFMYNQASLLNCCCDEKFTLIRGDARDKSLIAKCLKKADVIIPLACFTGAPLCKKYPSEARLVIVDAVKMILKLRSKEQIIVYPTTNSGYGIGQKDVYCTEKTPLSPVSLYGKLKVETEKNLLDSGNTITLRLATAFGISPRMRLDLLVNDFTYRAVTDHFIVLFEAHFKRNYIHVRDVSKAFIYSLSNFERMKNEPYNVGLSNANLDKWELCEEIKKQIPEFVFIEAEIGEDPDKRDYIVSNEKIEKTGFRPDVSLQDGITELIKGYQIIQKNQFSNI
- a CDS encoding GDP-L-fucose synthase, whose translation is MDKDTKIYIAGHTGLVGSAVVTAFKKERYRNIVTKTHQELDLLQQSDVENFFKAERPECVILAAAKVGGIKANIDYPAQFIYDNLTIQTNVIHLSYKYGVKKLLFFGSACAYPRECSQPMKEEYLLSGYLEPTNEPYAVAKIAGIKLCEAYNKQYSTNFICGIPATIYGPNDNFDPDNSHVIPALIAKFHEAKVKNLPSVTIWGSGKPRREFVYVEEVAEACLFLMHNCDEDVINVGCGEDISVKDLTLLIKDIVRFEGEITFDRSKPDGMLKKLLDNSKIKSLGWKANVNLEEGLKRTYEWYKKGIK